The following coding sequences lie in one Sedimentibacter sp. MB35-C1 genomic window:
- a CDS encoding alkaline phosphatase encodes MKKILSAILCIVMVAGILTGCATANAQQISQQEEPAVSQKLAAQSKSAKAPKYIFMFIGDGMSFAQVNSAQIYEGNNTKGEVGLNLVNFTQFPIAGIATTQDSTSFAPDSASTATSLACGIKTHSGTIGLETDKTTVAPIITELLKKQKNMKIGVISNVTLNHATPAAYYAHAASRNNYYDIAMQMADSGFDFFGGGTINKATGADKDQKNAFAVLEEKGYEVADTKEEILALNNKSGKAYALSPVLQDSGAMPYAIDTKEDDLQLADFVKKGIDVLDNRNGFFLMTESGKIDWAAHANDAKSVITDVLAFEDAIQVALDFAEKHPSETLIIVTGDHETGGMSIGYAATGYNTAFDILDQQKMSYVAFNELISSMKEESDDLKFEDVMPVITENFGLVAPNGIDEESLGQDVNPLEMTESEYKKLQQGFEESMKEEKSDSDDAYLLYGGYNPLSVTLTHIINNKAGIGWTSYSHTGVPVAVYAVGAGAEKFSGSYDNTDVFEKLAEVTKINTK; translated from the coding sequence ATGAAGAAAATTTTATCTGCTATACTGTGTATAGTAATGGTAGCAGGAATTTTGACAGGCTGTGCAACTGCAAACGCTCAGCAAATATCACAACAGGAAGAACCGGCTGTAAGTCAAAAACTGGCGGCACAATCAAAATCAGCGAAGGCACCTAAGTACATATTTATGTTTATCGGAGACGGTATGAGCTTTGCACAAGTAAATTCGGCTCAGATATATGAGGGAAACAACACAAAAGGAGAAGTAGGTCTTAATTTGGTAAACTTCACTCAGTTTCCCATAGCAGGTATTGCAACTACGCAGGATTCAACATCTTTTGCACCTGACTCGGCTTCTACTGCAACATCACTTGCATGCGGCATCAAAACTCACAGTGGTACAATAGGTCTGGAGACTGACAAGACTACTGTTGCACCTATTATTACTGAACTTTTGAAAAAACAAAAAAATATGAAAATAGGAGTTATATCAAACGTAACTTTAAACCATGCTACTCCTGCAGCTTATTATGCTCATGCAGCATCAAGAAATAATTACTATGATATAGCTATGCAGATGGCTGATTCTGGATTTGACTTCTTTGGAGGCGGTACTATAAATAAGGCTACAGGTGCCGATAAAGATCAGAAAAATGCATTTGCAGTTTTGGAAGAGAAGGGATACGAAGTAGCAGATACAAAAGAAGAAATTCTTGCTCTTAATAACAAATCAGGAAAAGCATATGCATTAAGTCCTGTTCTTCAAGACAGCGGCGCAATGCCTTATGCGATTGATACTAAAGAAGATGATCTGCAGCTTGCAGATTTTGTTAAAAAGGGAATCGATGTTTTAGATAATAGAAACGGATTTTTCTTAATGACTGAGTCTGGAAAAATTGACTGGGCCGCTCATGCAAATGATGCAAAATCAGTAATTACAGATGTTTTAGCGTTCGAGGATGCTATTCAGGTTGCTTTAGATTTTGCTGAAAAGCATCCGTCAGAAACACTTATTATAGTTACAGGGGATCATGAAACAGGAGGTATGTCAATAGGATATGCTGCAACAGGATACAATACGGCATTTGATATACTTGATCAGCAAAAAATGTCTTACGTTGCATTTAATGAACTGATAAGCAGTATGAAAGAAGAAAGTGATGATTTGAAATTTGAAGATGTTATGCCTGTTATTACTGAAAATTTTGGCCTTGTTGCTCCAAACGGAATTGACGAAGAATCTTTGGGACAAGATGTAAATCCTTTAGAAATGACGGAGAGCGAATATAAAAAATTGCAGCAGGGTTTCGAGGAATCTATGAAGGAAGAAAAAAGCGACAGTGATGATGCGTATTTGTTATACGGTGGATATAATCCGCTGTCAGTTACACTTACTCATATTATAAATAATAAAGCAGGTATAGGCTGGACTTCTTATTCTCATACAGGAGTTCCTGTGGCAGTATATGCAGTGGGAGCTGGAGCTGAAAAATTTAGCGGATCGTATGATAATACCGATGTGTTTGAAAAGTTAGCAGAAGTTACAAAAATTAATACAAAATAA
- a CDS encoding sensor domain-containing diguanylate cyclase has protein sequence MQDREFVILWILLFSASVFIYQLILLQKYKKLLIRYENIRKLLFETSEKISKTNDENKIYYIVLDAVVKLIPYATNGSILLYDNEKDKFDYEVVIGYSNELKNISIRKEEAFLYKINGFKKAAVICNPEEFDRLNADKGTTEGLKRIDALNISCTLSAPIYIDRHLIGLINIDSSIPHHRFTEEDLNLMEQIKCELEISIKNALAQNKLKHLANYDELTGLINRRKLIKEFDGELNGKDNCFPFCLVMIDLDDFKLINDNYGHYYGDMILKNFSSRLRNFADKSSIVSRLAGDEFVILFKGHDLEMTERKMKDIAEEIMSEEIYGITVAFSYGICEVSSSENMNFDEALAFADVKMYRNKKMKVLNSRI, from the coding sequence ATGCAAGATCGGGAGTTTGTAATTCTTTGGATTCTTTTATTTTCAGCATCTGTTTTTATATACCAATTAATATTGCTGCAAAAATATAAAAAGCTTTTGATCAGATATGAAAACATAAGAAAATTGCTCTTTGAAACCAGCGAGAAAATATCTAAAACAAACGATGAGAATAAAATATATTACATTGTGCTGGATGCTGTGGTCAAGTTAATACCTTATGCAACAAATGGCAGTATTCTTCTTTATGATAATGAGAAAGATAAGTTTGACTATGAAGTGGTTATAGGTTATAGCAATGAGCTTAAAAATATTTCAATACGAAAAGAAGAGGCATTTCTCTATAAGATAAACGGTTTTAAAAAGGCCGCGGTAATATGCAATCCTGAAGAATTTGACAGACTAAATGCGGATAAAGGAACAACGGAAGGGCTCAAAAGAATTGATGCCCTTAATATCAGCTGCACTTTATCTGCTCCCATATATATTGACAGGCATTTAATCGGATTAATAAATATAGATTCTAGTATTCCACATCACAGGTTTACAGAAGAAGACCTTAATTTAATGGAACAAATTAAATGTGAACTGGAAATTTCCATTAAAAATGCACTAGCTCAGAATAAGCTAAAGCATCTGGCCAATTATGACGAACTTACAGGACTTATTAACAGGAGAAAGCTTATAAAGGAATTTGATGGAGAATTAAATGGTAAAGACAATTGTTTTCCATTTTGTCTTGTTATGATTGATCTTGATGATTTTAAGCTTATCAATGACAATTACGGGCATTACTACGGAGATATGATATTGAAGAATTTTTCTTCCAGACTCAGAAACTTTGCGGATAAATCCAGCATAGTTTCAAGGCTTGCGGGAGATGAATTTGTTATTCTTTTTAAGGGCCATGATTTAGAGATGACCGAAAGAAAAATGAAAGACATAGCTGAAGAGATTATGTCAGAAGAAATTTACGGTATAACAGTGGCATTTAGCTATGGAATTTGTGAAGTAAGCAGTTCTGAAAACATGAATTTTGACGAGGCACTTGCTTTTGCCGATGTTAAAATGTACAGGAATAAAAAAATGAAAGTATTAAATTCACGCATTTAG
- a CDS encoding TIGR04104 family putative zinc finger protein, giving the protein MYKCSLCSDRFKYKDVLKSIWVKGYAPIICTVCGTKHYPKISTRIVISLAMFLPLIVINSLNLFFDGYVKLPNLFIIYYIIWTALLILITPFIAGYYTKSADKSDETKSLLISNLTVAQADVIISMLESYDVPYFKEVEKSESLEVFPLNSNINIYIPPKMLKTAKELIDVNNIIH; this is encoded by the coding sequence ATGTATAAATGCAGCTTATGCTCGGATAGATTTAAGTACAAAGACGTATTAAAATCAATATGGGTTAAGGGATATGCTCCGATAATATGTACAGTATGCGGCACAAAGCACTACCCAAAAATATCAACAAGGATTGTTATAAGTCTGGCTATGTTTTTGCCTCTGATAGTTATTAATTCGTTGAATTTATTTTTTGACGGATATGTTAAACTGCCGAATTTGTTTATAATTTATTACATCATTTGGACAGCGCTCCTTATATTAATAACGCCGTTTATTGCCGGGTACTATACCAAATCAGCAGATAAAAGCGACGAAACCAAGTCGCTGCTCATATCAAACCTTACTGTTGCGCAAGCAGATGTAATTATTTCAATGCTTGAATCTTATGATGTGCCATATTTTAAAGAAGTCGAAAAATCAGAATCTTTAGAAGTATTTCCGCTAAACAGCAATATAAACATATATATTCCGCCGAAAATGCTGAAAACAGCTAAAGAGCTGATAGATGTAAATAACATTATCCACTGA